From the genome of Thermodesulfobacteriota bacterium:
ATTAAGGAGAAATTCCTTTTTTTGGTAAAATGGATGCTGATGCACGGCTGGGAGGCCCGGTATGCCCAAATGTTTGATCATTGTCTTGTCGTCTCGCCTATCGAGAAAGAAGCACTGGGATCAGCTAACCCGAACGTTCCTATCTCGATCGTCGATAACGGCGTCGATACCACGCTTTATCAACCTCTCGGAGAGGGTCCCCAGGAAAATACTTTAATATTTGTCGGAGTAATGGGGTACCCTCCAAACATCGATGCAGTTCTTTACTTTTGCAACTCCATCATGCCTCTTATCCAAAACCGAATACCGGATTTAAAACTGGTTGTAGTGGGACATGAACCGGCTCCGGAAATAAGAGAGCTGGCTGAGCGAGGAAACGTGACCGTTACCGGCTACGTCGAAAATGTAATTCCCTATTATCAGCAATCGCAGGTAACAATAGTTCCCCTGAGAGGAGGCGGAGGAACCAGACTCAAAATCTTAGAGTCAATGGCACTGGGAAGACCGATAGTATCCACGACTCTCGGCTGTGAGGGGTTGAACGTAACTGATGGAGAGAACATTATGATTTCCGATTCACCGAGGGAGTTTTCAGAGCGCGTAATTCAGCTACTTACGGATAAAGGGCTTAGGGAAAGGATAGCCCGTAATGCCCGGCGCTTGGTCGAGACGCATTATGATTGGGCAGTGATTAGCCGAAAACTGATGAAGGTATATGAGAATATATCAGATTACTCCAAAGTGAGGATGTTGGATTAAATATTTTAGAGAAGAAAGTATGAACAGCACTGATATAAGTAAACCAAGGGCTGTTGTAAACTCGGGCAAATTACCTGTTGACAAGTCATACCTTGAGGAGAGTATTGATGTTGTATACACCTGGGTTGATGGAACTAAACCGAAATTTAAAGAACGTTTAAAGACATACTGGCACGATGCCTTATCGGTTCTGCCTGAAAGTATCAGTTCGCAGAGATTCCGCAATAACGATGAGCTAAGATACTCATTGCGATCGCTTGAAGCCTTCGCCCCATGGGCCGGCAATATTTATATAGTCACCAATGGTGACATCCCTAATTGGTTAGATACATCACACAACCGTATCTCGATAATCACCCATGATGAAATCTTTTTAGATAAATCCTATCTACCGAC
Proteins encoded in this window:
- a CDS encoding glycosyltransferase family 4 protein, yielding MKILFVTLGLPYPPDCGARIHDYNLIKNISGHHSVFLLSLITEEKQVRQVDHLRKLCHYLDFVLANSLSVKEHLFSIAHTILNGRPLATHPFIYDEMMNKISKVIGKYDPDIVQIEHSFLAPYVEAIPTDSRCKKILSFHNLAFNQYKRMFFLKTPIKEKFLFLVKWMLMHGWEARYAQMFDHCLVVSPIEKEALGSANPNVPISIVDNGVDTTLYQPLGEGPQENTLIFVGVMGYPPNIDAVLYFCNSIMPLIQNRIPDLKLVVVGHEPAPEIRELAERGNVTVTGYVENVIPYYQQSQVTIVPLRGGGGTRLKILESMALGRPIVSTTLGCEGLNVTDGENIMISDSPREFSERVIQLLTDKGLRERIARNARRLVETHYDWAVISRKLMKVYENISDYSKVRMLD
- a CDS encoding stealth family protein, whose amino-acid sequence is MNSTDISKPRAVVNSGKLPVDKSYLEESIDVVYTWVDGTKPKFKERLKTYWHDALSVLPESISSQRFRNNDELRYSLRSLEAFAPWAGNIYIVTNGDIPNWLDTSHNRISIITHDEIFLDKSYLPTFNLNAIELQLRRLP